Genomic segment of Arachis stenosperma cultivar V10309 chromosome 4, arast.V10309.gnm1.PFL2, whole genome shotgun sequence:
TGCCTTTGCTTCCTCCGTCGTCATCGCGTTGGCTCCTCTGCAGGCTCTGCCCTGCTCGTGTTGAAGTTCTGCGCTCTCTCGACGGTGGCCTGCTCTGCAACGGTGCAACACTGCAAAACGACCCCAAGTTGGAAAACCTCACCTGACTCTGTTTCTGACTTTCTGCTTCTGCAGTGTAGGGTAGGTGAGTCTTTTTTTTCCTAAgttattcttattaattttttatactgGATTTTTGCTGTTCTAATTTATTGACGCTAATTGTATTTGTATGTAAAACTGGTTGATTTAATTTGTAATAGGTTTAGATGAATTGTATCTGTATGTAAAACTAACTGATTTAATTTAttgttctctttgttattttccCTTTCTTGAGGCTAGTATACTAAAGTTGGAGAAACTGAGAGAGATAATAGAGCAGAAAACATTTTCAATAACACTCAAAATTTGTCTCCTAGCTTGATGAAGATTCAATAAAAGGGTCTTTCTTCTGGTGCTGTTTAATTTCCTAAGGAGATTAATCACTTTGCAATAGTTTGATTTGGAGGTCAGTGGTAATAAATAAGAGTTTGTTTTTAAGAGAGAGAAAATAGGAAGGTTCTAGCAGTTTTAAGTTTTTTTTGGTTATATTTGTCTTGTTTTTCATTCAGGAAGGGTCTTTTATGTTCTGTTCTTTGGtcattttgtttttctttgcaTGTTTAGAACAACGATGCTAAAAGGTGCAAAAAAAAGAGAGTGAATGTATGGAAAACTAGAAACACGAAAATATTCAACAAAGAATCTGTGAATGTGGAGGAGATGTAAAGGCTGATTTCGTTTTATAAGGAGCCTTGGAAAGGAGGCAGGGAAGACAGGATAATTGATCATTGAAGCTTTTGTTCTGTGCCTGTAGCTAGTGGATTTTTTTGTGTTATGGGTGATTACTAGTTACTTTGTTTTTTGTTGATTGATCTATGTTTTGTATTCTTGTTTTGGTTGTATCTTTTCGTCCTGTTGCTGCTGGTTGTTGCAGTTGTTTTGCTCCTCAGCACCCTCTTTAGGTTTATGGATGTGACTTAGGCTTTTCTAGAGGAATGTTCATCTTCACAAAAAAAGTTATCTGAATGGCGGCCATTTGTTTCTCAGTGTTACACCCATCTCTTCACTGCAGCTGCTGCTAAGTCTTCTCTCTCCTTCGTTGCTGTTGATATGTACATGTCTCTCCCGCGAGGCTGCAACCTTGGAGCTTGCTCTCGCTGTTGCTATGTAATGTCTTCTGTCcagaattttttttatgccCCCTGTGAATTCACGATGTTGAATGACATGATATATGTTTTGTATTTTGTAGGTTTGCTTATGTGTGCATGGAAACACATGAGGTGGGCTTTGTTTGTTCACAACAGCAAGCCACACCACCAGGTCATGAGAGTGACAAGACTGCTAGCTCGTGTCTTCTTGTCTCGCTGCTACGCATCATCCTGTCATTGTTTGCAGTGGGGTGGTGGCAACAACACCAGCAGTAGTAGTAACATCATCAATGAACACAAAACTAAACCAAAAACCAAAATGGAATTGGTTATGAGTAGGATTGATGTTGTGCATTCCACAGTGGCCAGGTGCCCCTCTGACTTGATTACCCTTTCCTTTTTTATCTGGACTGCCCATCGCCAGAATTACTataatgattttaattataattactCTCATGATATCCGTGCCCTTGATTACATGGTCCCAGTGCTTCAACGTCTCACCAACCATTACAAAACCCTCCAAGTTATTCTTTTTCAGTTGGAGACTATAGGATGTGTCATAAAACGTGCAACTTACATCCTCTTATTAAGGATTTTATGGCATGCCGAAATGCATCCCATGGTGCTTGAGGCTTATCACCTGATGCAAGTTTCGGGCTTCGAACCTAATACATTTGCTCGTAATATCCTCATGGACGTTCTATTTAAAATTGGCCAACCCAATCTCGCATTGAGGGTTTTCCACCACACGCAAGCCCCAAACTTCTTCACCTTTAACTATGCACTTTGTCATCTATCTAAGTTAAATGATATTACTCACACCGGTTATGTGTTTCGACTCCTGTTGAGGATGGGCTATTATCCCAGCATTCCCATGTTTGAGATGCTTCTCAATTGTTTCTCTAGGATGAATGGATTACTTCAGGTGTATCAAGTGCTGGGTCTCATGATTTCTTTAGGGTTTGAATTGTCTGTTAACATTTGGACGATTCTCATCCATACATACTGTAAAGTGGGGAGACTTGATGTTGCTCGCAATCTGCACTTGAAAATGTCTGGAAGTGGTTGTTCCCCCAATGTTGTGACATATACAATCTTGTTCAAGGCATTTATGCAATCTGGCATGGTCACTGAAGCCTTAGATTTGTTAAAGATCATGTTATCTACTGACCAAAATCCGGATTTAATTCTTTGTAATGTATTAATTGATTGCCTTTCAAAGGTTGGAAGGTATCAGGATGCAGTTGAAGTTTTTGCCAGTTTGTCAAAACAAAATCTAAAACCTGATTCTTATACCTTTACTTCGTTGTTGTCTACAATTTGTCTTTCGGGAAAGTTTTATCTATTACCCAAGTTTAATCTATTACCCAAACTAGTCTGTGGATATGTAGATACTGATTTAGTGCTATGTAATGCACTTTTATGCTCTTTTGTTAAGGCTGGACTTCCCTCTCATGCAGTTGAACTCTATAATAATATGGTTGATAAAGGTTTTACACCAGATAACTATACTTTTGCTGGATTACTGACTGGACTTTGTGCTTCGAGAAGAATTGAAGAAGCAGTTAATGTTTACCGTGGTCTTTCCATGAGTTACCCTGATGTTGATGCTCACATCCATACTGTGATAATAGGAGGGCTTGTCAAGGTTCGTAAATATAACATGGCTGCTGATGTTTTTAGATTTGCAGTATTGAAAAAATATCCACTTGACGGTGTAGCATTCGGAGTTGGCATATATGCACTACTTAGATGTGGAAGAATTCAAGAGGCCCGTGCAATGTATGACCAGATGAAGGTGAATGGTCTTAGACCTGATGGTCATACATTTAATCTGATGATTTATGTATTTTGCAGAGAAAAAAATCTTCAAATGATTAAAGTAATGCTACAAGAGATGATTGATTTTAGGGTTGAATTGAGTGACAGGAATTTATTAAACATATCTAAACTTCCATGTGGATCAGAGACATACTTTTCTACTTTGAACTTGTTGTCTAAGATGAGAGGTTTAGGATTATTATCTGCAAAGGTGTTGCACTCATCAATCTTAAATGCACAAACTGAAGgtgaagaagcaaaagaaaaagtttATACCAAATCTGAATCGGAACAGAACTTACTTTCATATTCATCCAGTTCTGAAGACCTATCAGACATTGCTGCAGTTTGTTGAGCTCTTATGCTTAACATGCATCCAATTTCTTCTTGAAGGGCCATTCAATTTACTTATCCTGAATATATCAGCACACTGGTAACAGTATGTAAGTATTAATTTAGATTTATTATTTATCCTACCTCCTTTATTGGCAGTATTTTAACTATGATGCTGTTATCTATGTTGGCTGTTGTGAATGTAGGAATGAAATAGAAGAGCTAATTTTTCTATTTAGTAATTTATTGGAACGTTTGCAGTAATTTATTATTGGTCAAATTTATGATTACTTTAGGTTATGGTGAACTTCCCACATCATACAATGACATTGCAGCATACAAAACTAATGGCTATTGCTTCAAATATGCCAGTGACTGGTCATAAAGCTTCAATTTATATATACAGGCTGCTTGTTTTTTCTTGAATTCCAAAACGTTTTCTTTCAGTTGAGATTAACATGTTTGATAGTTCTTTAGTATTATACTATTGCCTATTGCTATGAAGCACAGCTATATCAAGGTGATGGTGTATCTGTTGACATGATACCAAAATACGGTGAATACCCACGCATCCTTACATGTCCATgttcaaattattttttgttgaaaACATGTGgaaaacatatgcaaatgagcATGTCGAAAACATGAAAGGAAACAACCTGAATACAATCTGGCATGGTCAATGTTTTTCttgttattcatttatttattatacAAGTGTCTCATGTTATATGTTCTATGAAATGCTAATAGAAATGATTCCCCAGGTGTCCTAGAGGGAACTTAGAAACAGGTAATGTATGTGGCATAGGTCAATAATACTCCTTCTTTCCAGAGGGATCTCAAAAATTTATGGAAATTAATTGTTTGACATCTATGAAAATCTGGAGATATTGTAAATCTTATGTATCTGTGTATTTGTCGTGTTGGTGTCCTATAATTTTTGGAATTTGCTGTGTCATTGTCTGTTTTGTGCCCCGTGTGTCCATGTCAATGTCCAATAGCAAGGTAGCCATGGCTATGCGTGGGTGAGTGGATTCTGAATGGAAATAGGGATCGAATGGCTATGAAAATAAGATATTTGCACACAGTGCTGCAAAGATAGTCAGAAAAATCACCTTCAAGGTTGTGTTAGTAGTGTAAACCCTTCCAAAGTATTATCCCTTTACAATATTAACTTAGTATTTAGAAGTTCAGAGTTGCAAGAACCTTAAAATGAGCACCTATCCCGTGAAAAGGGAAACATAGAAaatggaaaaggagaaagggGGAATGCTGAGTAAGAAACATACCATCAGCAGCC
This window contains:
- the LOC130974411 gene encoding uncharacterized protein LOC130974411 — translated: MNVYQFDWSRTTFTFEELAAVPRSIQQNYHVLLDESKCDYGYFQTLHVPCRHILTACSHARLDWKREKRVYYIVNSDSHLSAWQMKRMGLSPLVSFSLSPSLSFIHKTQPKNPSTVSLAYTPQQTPVRLSSFPRAPSLRPLFAVTDRSCFLELGVHRLCLFSRASAAVWLPFTFASSFSRRLRSRSSLFKFARRSPFAFTVRVRIRVRLEATHHFFVVNAHTLNVVLFCFKAVFGRGNSLRYIRIKKEDYFNVPHVHRRTQRQPTKSTSLVTPLAGSSASSPCCQCLLASAFSVCDVPAALAPSCLACLCLCFLRRHRVGSSAGSALLVLKFCALSTVACSATVQHCKTTPSWKTSPDSVSDFLLLQCRCYTHLFTAAAAKSSLSFVAVDMYMSLPRGCNLGACSRCCYVMSSVQNFFYAPCEFTMLNDMIYVLYFVGLLMCAWKHMRWALFVHNSKPHHQVMRVTRLLARVFLSRCYASSCHCLQWGGGNNTSSSSNIINEHKTKPKTKMELVMSRIDVVHSTVARCPSDLITLSFFIWTAHRQNYYNDFNYNYSHDIRALDYMVPVLQRLTNHYKTLQVILFQLETIGCVIKRATYILLLRILWHAEMHPMVLEAYHLMQVSGFEPNTFARNILMDVLFKIGQPNLALRVFHHTQAPNFFTFNYALCHLSKLNDITHTGYVFRLLLRMGYYPSIPMFEMLLNCFSRMNGLLQVYQVLGLMISLGFELSVNIWTILIHTYCKVGRLDVARNLHLKMSGSGCSPNVVTYTILFKAFMQSGMVTEALDLLKIMLSTDQNPDLILCNVLIDCLSKVGRYQDAVEVFASLSKQNLKPDSYTFTSLLSTICLSGKFYLLPKFNLLPKLVCGYVDTDLVLCNALLCSFVKAGLPSHAVELYNNMVDKGFTPDNYTFAGLLTGLCASRRIEEAVNVYRGLSMSYPDVDAHIHTVIIGGLVKVRKYNMAADVFRFAVLKKYPLDGVAFGVGIYALLRCGRIQEARAMYDQMKVNGLRPDGHTFNLMIYVFCREKNLQMIKVMLQEMIDFRVELSDRNLLNISKLPCGSETYFSTLNLLSKMRGLGLLSAKVLHSSILNAQTEGEEAKEKVYTKSESEQNLLSYSSSSEDLSDIAAVC